gtggttgctaggggattgctatgggtctccacctagcctaactgagtcagggacacctggcacagaaGATCTCTCTTGTTATTTGtggataaacaactcagcagggtgggtatgtgcctaggagtgctctgtgggttttttcaaggacaagggtcatgcccccttccttgcaCAGgctttgctcttgatgtagaggctggtttctcaacaacaaaaacccttaaAAATAAACCATCAAAAGCTTAATTATTTTCCCTTAAACTTATTGTGTACTTTTTTGAGGACCGTGTTTTCTTGTCAAACTAGACTCAAATACCCATGACTATGttatatccattttttaaaaaattttattattattttttgtggtcctgaagatggaacccagggcctcctgcttgCCCAACACATGCTCTTTTGAAAACACTGCTATTGTGGTGAGGCCAGCTTCAAACTCACCAGGACCTTCTGGAAATAGCTTATTTCCAAAACTTGGATTAAGTGAAAAGAGCTATTTCCCATGAATCCATGATATACAAGACATTGTTCTCCCTTGTTACTCACAAGGACACTGGGCAGAAGGGAGCGGTGATGGGAATCCTCTTTGGCCGGCTGCAAACTGCCCCCACCCTGCCCGGGCCATGCTGCAGCACAGGGGCTCACGTGCCTCTGCCTGTGCGGGGCCAGGTAGCAGCGCTCACCTCCTGCGCGGTCACTGCGCCCGCCCACGGGGATCTGCGGGCTGGGCCAATCCACGGGGCTGTCCTGGCTGCTCGGCTGTGTGCTGGCGCGCGCAGGGCGAGCTCGGGGCGAGTGGCGCAGGCGTCTTAGCCTCCCCGCGGCCATGGAGCGGCTGAGGTTGCCCCCCGGCGGCGCCGCGGCGGTGGACGAGTACCTGGAGTACCGCAGGTGAGGCCGCTCGGGGCTCACGTCCCGCCCCTCCACCGGGCGAGAACGCCGGGCCCGGCTCGGTCTCCCTTGCCGAGGGGGACTGGTGGCGCTGGCCGAGACCTGCTGCCGGGCGAGCGCTGGGGATCGGGGAATCTCTTCCCAGGCTGTTGAGGGAGGCCTAGATTAACTTGCTGAAATTAAATATGCTGACCCGGAGTTCCAGGCAGCCATCGGGGTCTGCCGCGGCGGGTTTGCCTCCCCTTCCAAGAGGGATGTTAACTATATTCGTGCAGAGCCCCGTGGTTTCCCCCACTCCTATGTGGCCCCTGGAGAATCCCACACTGAGCACACTCAGTTAGCAGACCCCGAGCTCGCACGTTATTCCAGCGTTAGGGCAAGTCGTGAACTTGGAACATGCTCCCAACCCAGAGGTGCTCCTTTGGACAAAAACACCCCAACGGGTGTGGTAATCATGGCTTTGGAGTCTTGTATCCCAAACAGGAAACAGCCTCTCCTTTGGCTTGAGGATGTGGTTCACTGTCAAGGCTCTGACAAAGGCTGAGGCACTTGGATGGAAGGATTTTTAACTCTCCTCCGCCCCTCCCCCATCTTCTAACAAAAAATGTTGACAGTTGGAAAACAGACGAATGGGGAATACCGAGAGGACTGGCAGAAGGATGAGAAGTTGAAGGGGAGAGCTCTGCATGTACGGATGATAGGTGACACAATCCTGGCTGGGCTTGGGAGACCTAAGCAGAAGGCGACTCTCCCTAAAGCTGGTTACTCTAAAGGTCGGGCGAGGGTGTGGGGAGCACAACAACGACTGGGGATGGGTCCCGGGCAGATGGGTTCTCTGGCGGATGGGTTTCTCAGCTGACTGCTAGTTTAGAAGTGACTGAAAATTCTGAGCTGGAATCGTGAGATTGTGGAGGGAACTTGATGGATCAGTCCCCATGTCCTCTTAGGTGGGTCTGGGTAAGGCAGGTTATAGAAACTACACTCAGCCCTTACCCAGGGCAGAACCGGCTCCGGTAACCTTCGTGTTTTTGTGCTTTTTCCCTGGGAGCAAGTTGCTGAGCCCTGGTGTTGACTAATGTTAGAAATACAGAAGGGCATGCCACCAAAGAAAATCTCCAGCAAGCACACTGGGAGCAGGGAGGGCAGTCCACCTGCTTTTATCCCTAAGGCTGTGCTTGTCCTGATAGGAGGAGCCTGGGGTTATAATCTACGTGATTGGCTAATTTTACAATCAGGGTGGGCAAAGGGAAGGACTGTacttaaaatggctacaattggATCTTACATCTCAAAAGGGCTAAAGAGTAAGTTTTGAAAATGGACCACCGAACTTTCCGTTTCTCACAACTTAGGTATTTAGATGTTTGGATTGTGGACCTCCGCTTGTCCCTTGCCCAGAAAGTGCTAGGGGCAGGCCTGTGGGAAATTATTTTTGCAAGCATAAATAGCACTCAACATTTCTCTTTAAAGGGGATTATCAAATCCCTTGTTTAACATCAGGATTTGAGAAAGGCCAGGAAAACCGTCTTGGGTGCCTAGATATGAAAGGGAATCTGAGAGAAGGGTCAAAAAGATGAGTGTCCAtcagaaatgaacttttcttcctcaATTTAACTTGATTTGGTCATGCCTCCGTGTTTTGGTGGGGGGCAGTTGGGAGGGGAAGTGTAGAGTCCTTGCTACTCAAAGTGCCTGAAGCTGAGAACTGTAATATAGATACGACCAGGGAACTTGATGAAAAGCAGAATCTCAAGCCCACCCCCAGATCTAAGAATTTGAATCTGCATTTGAATGAGACCTCCTGGGATCtggaaatacaataaaatttgagAGGCACTGgtttaaaacttgaaaaacaatCTCTTCCTTAAAAGATCTACACTTGGTCATGGGAATCCTatagcaagttccaggccagcctagacgatttcgtgagaccctgtctcaaaattttaaaaaagggccaggaatgtagctcagattTAGGGTGCTTGTTTAGCATGGGCGAGACGATGATTTCATCTCCAACCCTGAGGGAAAACATGGTttattttaagatctttctgtgggccggggttgtggctcagtgctagagggcttgctgagcatgcatgaggcactgggttctatctgggcaccacataaaaataaacaaaataaaggtattgtatccatctactactaaaataaaattttaaaaaatatttctgttctccTTAGATATTCTTGATAGCCATAATAAAGTGTAATGACCCTCAGTTTTTCTCGAAAAAAaatgtcctggggctggggatgtggctcaagtggtagcgcgctcgcctggcatgcgtgtggcccgggttcgatcctcagcaccacatacagacaaagatgttgtgtccgccaaaaactaaaaaataaatattaaaaaaaaaaaaagaaagaaaatgtccttCGGTCAGGGATGTTGGTACATGCCAATAATCTCAGCAAATTGGGAGGCTTATGCTGAAGGATGTAAAGATTCTTTgtggcctgggcaatttagagacaggcggtctcaaaataaaataaaaagggctagatatgtagctcagtggcagaatccCTCTGGGTtctgccaaaacaaacaaacaaaaaaaaaacaataacaaaaaaatattttatagtacatCTCAATTGCTTAAATAAGGAAGAAGTTGAGGAATTTCATaacttatgaattgtttttttattctcaGCTAACAGTTTCAAAGTATGATAAAATGTATGTATTGCATTAAAAAAGTTATgttgcattttacaaatgaaactttttatgatttttagagGTTAGAGGGCATTTTCATAGAGAAATGTCTTCCTCTTTAAAGACCTTTGTTTAGTTGTACCTTATTTTCCTCCAGAAAGacaaatttttttccccttagaaatAGTGATGGCTTGATTTTTCCCATAATATTTTGGAATCTGAAATTAAGCAATGAAACACCTAATTGTCCAATACACGGGTGTCAGTATGAGCCTGTGCAAATCCAAGCAGGTTTTTAGAGCCTACATAAAATTAAACTCCTGGCCACGGCTTGGGTTCAGGTATGGAATTAGTCATGGTTGGCTTCTTCATTGATTTGTTATTGTTGGTTCtatctttaaaaagacaaaaacattagATTTTCAGCAGCTTAGGCTCTCGAGTTTAATGAGAAGAACGAACCTGTCTGACTCAGAATTAACAGGAGAAACTGAGATAAATAtatagtaatattccattgatatGCCTTAATCAGTAAAGGCAGATGGTGTGAAATCATTGACTTTTAATTTATAATCCTTTGTTAGCAGGGAATAGCAGGAGAGAAAAGATTTCTTCAGTCATCACTAGGTTCATGGCTGAGGTACCTATGATAAAAGACATATTAACAAGAGAGAAGTTTGCCAATTTATTTCAGTTTATATGACATGGAGCCTTCAGAAGTGAAGACCCAAAGAAACAGGAGATCTTGTATGTTTTTATGCTTAGATTTGATGAAGAGTGGATAGTCCTGGAGAAGTATGACCAAAGGACAAAAGGGTGTGTCCTAATGGTACAAATTGGGAAGCATTTAGTAAGGCCTATTCGTCAGATTCTTCTCCCTGTCAGGGTATCTCCTCCAGCATGTGCTTTTCCTCCAGGTATGGGGAGGGGACCTCTGGAATGACTGATGTATGACCTACTGCAGGGAAGAAGAACACAGGGAAGGTGAGAGTGGCCTTCCAGCTTCTGCTGCTTCCTCAAATGCCAAGGAGTCATGTTTTGGGGTAGCATGGCTGAACGCCATCAGAAGCAAAAGTTTTATTATCATTGTTTGTAATGGGGTTCTTAACAggtatctaaaacaaaacaaaacaaaacaaacaaaaaaacctcaaagcAGCCTTTCCTTTAACTATACAAGTATAGTTTTAGAGTTTAGTATGTGTAACCTAGAACATTCTCAAGGGTAATAAGACCAATGTTTTCTGTTGTAGAATTGTTGGTGAGGACGATGGAGGGAAACTTTTTACTCCTGAAGAATATGAAGAATACAAGAAGAAAGTTTTACCTATGCGCTTACAGAACAGGTTATTTGTGAGCTGGCGATCACCAACAGGAATGGATTGTAAACTCGTTGGCCCGGAGACACTGTGTTTTTGTACACATAGGTAATATAGTTTATTGCTATTTTCTCATGActagaaaataagaacaatagcAAAACATATTCTCCTTCCATAAGTAATAATGTGATGattaagaaacatttaaaaataagctttggGATGGGGCTGTAaattagtggcagagtgcttgcctcacaagtgtgaggcactgggtttgatccttagcaccacataaaagttaacaaataaaggCACGCAgtctatctacaacttaaaataaaaaaaaaaacctaaaaaataggCCTTTacataaaacaatagaaataccTAAAAGTTTTAAGTTgtcattaaatttttttggttCTATTCTTTTAGACTCATAGACTTATTACCTCTGTTTTCTTGGTGAACAAGATATTGCCGCTCCTGTGACTCTGCTGTGGATCTTTCAGTTTGGTTAGGAAGCAGTGTCCACCTGTCCCATGCTACCCTTTGATAAACAAGCATTCCTCCTCAAATTTACTAATCACCCTTCCCATCTTAAAGAACAGCTGTGTTGATACTCTTCTTTaagaacttttctttaaaaataaaaacataagcatACACTGCTTTTGGTTACAAATGGTCATGTTCCAAGAAAATCACAGGGGCAAAGGAGGTTAGGGGGCTCCAGTCCTTAATGCAGGCTGCCTGGGTCTaaggtttgcatttctctgtgtACATGCTCTACTGCAGATTTTTGCTACTGTCTCACAGTTGTAAAGATCAAAATGATCAAACTGCTTCACAGAAAGACCACTGAACCTATTatgtgatttcaggcaacaacTTTGATTTTTTGTTCTGAGGAAACCACTGAAGGGTAAATTCCTTGTTTTGATAGAAATTCCTGGGGCTTATTTTTGAGAGACTTTTTGTGTAGTTGCTGTTTACAGTTGCACTTTGCCAGAGGTTGTTTTAGGCAGTTGCTAGGATGAGTAATGTGTATATGGATTGACTTTAAGCTTATCTAACAATCTCAGTTAAAAACATTGTGGTGGGTGGAGGAGAGGCATGTGTTGCCATCCATCTTTTAAAACTGAAGAGGGGTTTGGTAATTTTATGATagttttataattcttaaaagaTTTCATGCTGCTTATAGAAAAGAAGattcaatgaaacaaagagcCTAAACCtgaaagttgatttaaaaaaaaaaataaactagaaatcaTGTGAGGAACCATTTGTATCccagaaatatgtaaataaatttattatcaaAATATAGCATTTGTAGAGCATGGATTTGACCCTTAAAAACTCAGCCAAATTTAATGGAGAAACTTGTAGTACTGAGTTTTCTACTCAAACTATTTATTTCCCCTTGTTATCAAAGTGAGACATTGTCATTAAGGAAAATGGAGAGGAATATAGAAAAGTAGAACACACACCACCCAACAGCCAGTTGCTGTTATACTACTAACTTTATCTATGTAATTTTTTCCTTGCATAGTTCATTTAGTTgttggttttgtgtgtgtataaaatattaaGCTCTTTTTTAATGACAGAATCACAGAAATGTTTCTACATTATTATAGTAATCTCAAACAAGATTTTTAATACCTGCACGATACTCCAGCTAACCCAGTGGTGTTCATCATGTGTTCACTGAGCTCTGAGCAAGACTCAAGGGTGCAGCAGCTGGAAGGGCAGGttaggggaagggaagaggggctTCAGTTCCTGCTTTCGTCTATTTTACATACAGTGTTATGATTCGGTGAAAGATTTAATTTgaagaaaggatttaaaaagtttgaaaactatcCTCTAGTCATTTGCTTATCTATTCCCATATATGTGTGAATATGCATATGTACACGTGTTCACATATGGTATACATTTGCTATTATAGATACTATTGTTAATATTGTCTTTATGCACAATGCTTTTTGTTTATGTGTAATTATTTTCTTAGGGTAGATTTTCCAAAATGAACTTTCTGGGTGAAAGGATGGCTTTATTAAATTTCTTGAAGCATTGTTAAATGCAATTGGTTCTTCTTTAACGCTTTCCACAGCCACTCTACGTAATTGtaaattacataattataaactacatgtaattttttaaaatgtgtctctTTTTTCAAAGTGAAAAGTAGTTTGTCATAGTTTAACCTACATTTCCTAGATCCTTATTAAGAATAAgacaaatttaatattatttttctaagtaGCTCCTTCTGAGAAGgagtaaaaaaaattactaacaaTCTTTTAAcagaattttaagttttaaaatatctgaggtttactttgaaataaaagttaaaattatattaaaataagttGCAATAGTACATACATATGGAGCCTACttcaattataaaaatcaaatcatgaaaataatttaagtagTGCATTTGatcaaaaccattttttaaaaatacttacttCTTTTAGTTGTAGACTAAAGTGTGGACAcagtatgtttgtttatttatttgtttgtttgtttttgtgtggtgctgaagatggaacccagggcttcgcagctctaccgctgagccgcatccccagtccctcaaaagcatttttataaaGAACCTTTTTGACACTCTCAGGTTATGCATACATATCAAAGGATCTGCATTGATGAGCAAGTATTTTATGTATCTTGGTATTGCTATGAAACTTCttatataacttaaaataaaaatctaaaagtacGAAGATTCCCTCTGACCAAAGCTGACAAATACTGCATACAGAGGAGTTTGTTTTCCTTATTAACAAGAatagcaaaaccaaacaaaacagaattgTATTTGCATCTGACAGAATAGAGATTGTAACTTTTGGCAGTACCCGATTGTGTTTGTatgtcttccctttcttttttcaggTATAAGCAACATAAAACTGACTTTGAAACAATTCCACAGCAGCGCCCCATTGATCTGCCTTGCCGAGTGACTGGCTGCCAGTGCAGGGCTTACCTTTTTGTGCCTTTGAATGGCACGCAGCCCATTCGATGCAGGTGCAAGCACTTTGCTGATCAACACAGCCCTGCACCTGGTTTTACATGCAATGCATGTAAGTTACACTATTATACATAGCCGCAGGTCGGTTGAATTTCTCTATTGAGTATTGAATGTGTCTTTGTACCAGTTTAATCAGGTACAGAGTCAATATTAAAGAGCTAAGCAGACTGGAATAGAGCACAGGAGGGAGGGTGTCTATGTGGGGCTAAAGTGACTGTGGTTAAAAGAGACGTGGATGAGGATAAGGAACTCAAGGAGGACCCTCATTAACTCATACATATTATCCAAATTATTCATGGCCCTGGATTATTCCTTATGATCATCCTATTTTATAAGAGTTTCAACCATGAAATTGCATTATATGTGGATTTACttaacacaaaatatatatttaatttacttacacaaaatatctttattatagggcacagtggggcacacctctaatcccaggagctggggaggctgaggcaggaggattttgagttcaaagccagcctcagcaatggcgagacgctgaacaactcagggagaccctgtctctaaataaaattcaaaatggggctggggatgtggctcagtggttgagtgtccctgaattcaatccccactactcaTCCCCcacaataaaatatctttattaatgaTCCAACCCTGACAGAAACAACTCTTCCTATTCTTCTTTTCAACAAAAGCCTAAGAGAGGAGGAGTCAAATGAGCATTCACATCACATCAGTTCATTCAGGAAATAAATCAGAGCACCTACTCTGTCCTAGGCACTATCATTCCAGGCACTGAAATATAGTGGTAGGCATGAGCATGACCTTCCTCACCTGCAGACACAATTCAGCCTCTTGGTATTTTGGTCTCTTGATATCTGCAATTATctcttcattttgaattttacttaTCTTGAATTGAAAAACAAACTAAGCAAAATTTAATGTATAGATACATAGAGTTATTGGCATGCTTAGTAATCATGAACTCTAACCTCATGAATTAATGGGAATAGATTTTAGAGAATTACAAGACACGATCCAATctgattcaaaaatttaaaaagtgggagTTTAATCAACtaaatttttcttgttcttct
This is a stretch of genomic DNA from Ictidomys tridecemlineatus isolate mIctTri1 chromosome 2, mIctTri1.hap1, whole genome shotgun sequence. It encodes these proteins:
- the LOC101973777 gene encoding protein FAM221A isoform X3 — protein: MERLRLPPGGAAAVDEYLEYRRIVGEDDGGKLFTPEEYEEYKKKVLPMRLQNRLFVSWRSPTGMDCKLVGPETLCFCTHRYKQHKTDFETIPQQRPIDLPCRVTGCQCRAYLFVPLNGTQPIRCRCKHFADQHSPAPGFTCNACSKCSGFHSSFTCACGQPAYAHDTVVETKQERMAQGKPVGQDVPYAAMGGLTGFSSLAEGYMRLDDSGIGAPSVEFLNSPVTAMDHAFLKALQGPSTSSPETLTNGKNGKGS